Proteins encoded together in one Mauremys reevesii isolate NIE-2019 linkage group 11, ASM1616193v1, whole genome shotgun sequence window:
- the MARCHF7 gene encoding E3 ubiquitin-protein ligase MARCHF7 isoform X3: MSGTGPEETRRRLGTLRMESKPSRIPRRISVQPSSSSSLSARTLSGSRGSSLTDAYHTRESSLRLDSGCQESNLLHSSSRDWGIGEAHETPWKLTSSSPTHYSGTLDRPWSGRFLGSRSRLSTSSSSPLSSTWYGESERTQGAYSRLHNQQRDSDSKRPKLSYTSTSSVRSNGLNTVSDSSWKYNQVPRSSSVVLSSLGTELVRERRELERRTDPSVSSLVDYSHRSGDFTSSAYLQDRPASSYAQGARPKDNSLSTLRLNTSMNRQLPSEHDSSLFSGVSSRSSSRSNYSTREMESSQRNIQPEFTHIAIRDEIPSTSSTERVASQRSLSEPPADTEGRRTTRQLLSRLASSMSSTFFSRRSSQDSLNARSSDSEDSGVVPRVQTSTQSSSNATARPEVPGIQTPEASQGFSFLRRRWGLSGVSQNHSSDSDAESYRQEPESRNTGSWLSSSLRNRCTPLFSRRRREGRDESARTSTSETPARSLHLFRRRESSEETPLEAQSSSPGAAANRPPTPAVSSSPTTTASTSDASHSRRSSGISGILPGSLFRFAVPPALGSSISDNVMITVDIIPSGWNQPDGEESDKSKILPSRDPERLQKIKESLLLEDTEEEEGDLCRICQMSSASSTNLLIEPCKCTGSLRYVHQECMKKWLQSKINSGSSLEAVTTCELCKEKLHLNLEDFDIHELYRAHANEQADYEFISSGLYLVVLLHLCEQRFSDMLGTASEASTRVRFINLARTLQAHMEDIEKQMNSGMSLFSLSLICREFDSFRG; this comes from the exons GAAGGATATCAGTTCAACCCTCCAGTTCCTCCTCTTTAAGTGCCAGAACACTGTCTGGAAGCAGAGGAAGCAGTTTAACTGATGCATATCATACAAGAGAATCTTCACTGAGACTGGATTCTGGATGTCAG GAATCCAATCTATTGCATAGTTCCAGTAGAGACTGGGGAATTGGAGAAGCTCATGAAACTCCTTGGAAGCTTACTAGTTCCTCTCCAACTCACTACTCGGGGACACTTGATCGTCCATGGTCTGGAAGATTTTTGGGAAGCAGAAGCAGATTG tctacatcctcctcctctcctctttcATCTACTTGGTATGGTGAATCTGAGAGAACTCAGGGAGCATACTCAAGACTACATAACCAGCAGCGGGATAGTGATTCAAAGAGACCTAAGCTTTCCTATACATCTACCTCTTCTGTGAGAAGTAATGGCTTAAATACAGTTTCAG ATTCCTCATGGAAGTATAATCAAGTTCCTAGATCTTCGTCAGTGGTACTCAGTTCTCTGGGAACTGAGCTagtgagagagaggagagagctaGAAAGGAGAACAGATCCATCTGTTAGTAGTCTTGTGGATTATAGTCACAGGAGTGGTGACTTTACATCTTCAGCAT ATCTTCAGGATAGACCTGCCTCTTCATATGCACAGGGAGCAAGACCAAAAGATAATTCATTGAGCACTTTGAGGCTGAATACATCCATGAACCGCCAGTTGCCTTCTGAACATGACTCATCTTTATTCTCTGGAGTCTCTAGCAGGAGCTCTTCAAGATCTAACTATTCTACAAGGGAAATGGAATCTTCCCAAAGGAATATACAGCCAGAGTTTACCCACATTGCCATTAGAGATGAAATTCCCTCCACAAGCAGCACTGAAAGGGTTGCGTCTCAAAGGTCACTCAGTGAGCCTCCAGCAGATACTGAAGGAAGGCGTACAACTAGACAATTACTATCTCGTTTAGCTTCTAGTATGTCATCTACATTTTTCTCACGGAGATCTAGCCAAGACTCATTAAATGCAAGATCATCAGATTCTGAAGATTCAGGTGTAGTCCCAAGAGTTCAAACTTCTACCCAATCTAGCAGTAATGCAACTGCACGTCCTGAAGTTCCAGGCATTCAGACACCTGAAGCTTCTCAGGGATTTAGCTTTCTTAGACGAAGATGGGGCTTATCAGGtgtttcacagaatcatagtTCTGATTCAGATGCTGAAAGTTACAGACAAGAGCCTGAAAGTAGAAATACAGGATCCTGGTTATCGTCATCCCTAAGAAATAGATGTACACCTCTCTTCTCCAGAAGAAGGCGAGAAGGAAGAGATGAATCTGCAAGAACCTCTACCTCTGAAACACCTGCTAGATCACTACACCTCTTTAGGAGAAGAGAGTCTAGTGAAGAGACTCCTCTTGAAGCACAGAgcagctcccctggggctgctgccAACAGACCACCAACACCAGCAGTATCTAGCAGTCCTACAACTACTGCTTCCACATCAGATGCATCTCACAGTAGAAGAAGTTCTGGAATATCAGGAATTCTTCCTGGCTCTTTATTCCGGTTTGCAGTGCCCCCAGCATTAGGGAGCAGCATTTCTGACAATGTTATGATAACAGTAGATATTATTCCCTCAGGTTGGAATCAGCCTGATGGAGAAGAAAGTGACAAGTCTAAAATATTACCTTCAAGAGATCCTGAAAGACTCCAGAAAATTAAAGAGAG CCTCCTGTTAGAGGACACTGAAGAGGAGGAAGGTGATTTATGTAGAATCTGCCAGATGTCATCTGCATCTTCTACCAACCTCTTAATAGAGCCATGCAAATGCACTGGAAGTCTGCGATATGTTCATCAGGAATGCATGAAAAAATGGCTGCAGTCCAAGATTAATTCTG GTTCTTCTTTGGAAGCAGTAACTACCTGTGAGCTGTGTAAAGAGAAGTTGCATCTTAATCTTGAGGATTTTGATATTCATGAACTCTATAGGGCACATGCAAATGAACAA GCAGACTATGAATTTATCAGCTCTGGTCTCTACCTTGTAGTGTTGTTACACTTGTGTGAACAACGCTTTTCTGATATGCTGGGAACTGCAAGTGAGGCCAGCACACGTGTCAGG TTTATTAACCTTGCAAGAACTCTTCAGGCACATATGGAAGATATTGAAA AACAAATGAATTCTGGAATGAGCCTTTTCTCCTTGAGTTTGATCTGCAGAGAATTTGACAG CTTCAGAGGATGA
- the MARCHF7 gene encoding E3 ubiquitin-protein ligase MARCHF7 isoform X2 has translation MSGTGPEETRRRLGTLRMESKPSRIPRRISVQPSSSSSLSARTLSGSRGSSLTDAYHTRESSLRLDSGCQESNLLHSSSRDWGIGEAHETPWKLTSSSPTHYSGTLDRPWSGRFLGSRSRLSTSSSSPLSSTWYGESERTQGAYSRLHNQQRDSDSKRPKLSYTSTSSVRSNGLNTVSDSSWKYNQVPRSSSVVLSSLGTELVRERRELERRTDPSVSSLVDYSHRSGDFTSSAYLQDRPASSYAQGARPKDNSLSTLRLNTSMNRQLPSEHDSSLFSGVSSRSSSRSNYSTREMESSQRNIQPEFTHIAIRDEIPSTSSTERVASQRSLSEPPADTEGRRTTRQLLSRLASSMSSTFFSRRSSQDSLNARSSDSEDSGVVPRVQTSTQSSSNATARPEVPGIQTPEASQGFSFLRRRWGLSGVSQNHSSDSDAESYRQEPESRNTGSWLSSSLRNRCTPLFSRRRREGRDESARTSTSETPARSLHLFRRRESSEETPLEAQSSSPGAAANRPPTPAVSSSPTTTASTSDASHSRRSSGISGILPGSLFRFAVPPALGSSISDNVMITVDIIPSGWNQPDGEESDKSKILPSRDPERLQKIKESLLLEDTEEEEGDLCRICQMSSASSTNLLIEPCKCTGSLRYVHQECMKKWLQSKINSGSSLEAVTTCELCKEKLHLNLEDFDIHELYRAHANEQADYEFISSGLYLVVLLHLCEQRFSDMLGTASEASTRVRFINLARTLQAHMEDIEKQMNSGMSLFSLSLICREFDRPLRRLLIVLYCSNSFRG, from the exons GAAGGATATCAGTTCAACCCTCCAGTTCCTCCTCTTTAAGTGCCAGAACACTGTCTGGAAGCAGAGGAAGCAGTTTAACTGATGCATATCATACAAGAGAATCTTCACTGAGACTGGATTCTGGATGTCAG GAATCCAATCTATTGCATAGTTCCAGTAGAGACTGGGGAATTGGAGAAGCTCATGAAACTCCTTGGAAGCTTACTAGTTCCTCTCCAACTCACTACTCGGGGACACTTGATCGTCCATGGTCTGGAAGATTTTTGGGAAGCAGAAGCAGATTG tctacatcctcctcctctcctctttcATCTACTTGGTATGGTGAATCTGAGAGAACTCAGGGAGCATACTCAAGACTACATAACCAGCAGCGGGATAGTGATTCAAAGAGACCTAAGCTTTCCTATACATCTACCTCTTCTGTGAGAAGTAATGGCTTAAATACAGTTTCAG ATTCCTCATGGAAGTATAATCAAGTTCCTAGATCTTCGTCAGTGGTACTCAGTTCTCTGGGAACTGAGCTagtgagagagaggagagagctaGAAAGGAGAACAGATCCATCTGTTAGTAGTCTTGTGGATTATAGTCACAGGAGTGGTGACTTTACATCTTCAGCAT ATCTTCAGGATAGACCTGCCTCTTCATATGCACAGGGAGCAAGACCAAAAGATAATTCATTGAGCACTTTGAGGCTGAATACATCCATGAACCGCCAGTTGCCTTCTGAACATGACTCATCTTTATTCTCTGGAGTCTCTAGCAGGAGCTCTTCAAGATCTAACTATTCTACAAGGGAAATGGAATCTTCCCAAAGGAATATACAGCCAGAGTTTACCCACATTGCCATTAGAGATGAAATTCCCTCCACAAGCAGCACTGAAAGGGTTGCGTCTCAAAGGTCACTCAGTGAGCCTCCAGCAGATACTGAAGGAAGGCGTACAACTAGACAATTACTATCTCGTTTAGCTTCTAGTATGTCATCTACATTTTTCTCACGGAGATCTAGCCAAGACTCATTAAATGCAAGATCATCAGATTCTGAAGATTCAGGTGTAGTCCCAAGAGTTCAAACTTCTACCCAATCTAGCAGTAATGCAACTGCACGTCCTGAAGTTCCAGGCATTCAGACACCTGAAGCTTCTCAGGGATTTAGCTTTCTTAGACGAAGATGGGGCTTATCAGGtgtttcacagaatcatagtTCTGATTCAGATGCTGAAAGTTACAGACAAGAGCCTGAAAGTAGAAATACAGGATCCTGGTTATCGTCATCCCTAAGAAATAGATGTACACCTCTCTTCTCCAGAAGAAGGCGAGAAGGAAGAGATGAATCTGCAAGAACCTCTACCTCTGAAACACCTGCTAGATCACTACACCTCTTTAGGAGAAGAGAGTCTAGTGAAGAGACTCCTCTTGAAGCACAGAgcagctcccctggggctgctgccAACAGACCACCAACACCAGCAGTATCTAGCAGTCCTACAACTACTGCTTCCACATCAGATGCATCTCACAGTAGAAGAAGTTCTGGAATATCAGGAATTCTTCCTGGCTCTTTATTCCGGTTTGCAGTGCCCCCAGCATTAGGGAGCAGCATTTCTGACAATGTTATGATAACAGTAGATATTATTCCCTCAGGTTGGAATCAGCCTGATGGAGAAGAAAGTGACAAGTCTAAAATATTACCTTCAAGAGATCCTGAAAGACTCCAGAAAATTAAAGAGAG CCTCCTGTTAGAGGACACTGAAGAGGAGGAAGGTGATTTATGTAGAATCTGCCAGATGTCATCTGCATCTTCTACCAACCTCTTAATAGAGCCATGCAAATGCACTGGAAGTCTGCGATATGTTCATCAGGAATGCATGAAAAAATGGCTGCAGTCCAAGATTAATTCTG GTTCTTCTTTGGAAGCAGTAACTACCTGTGAGCTGTGTAAAGAGAAGTTGCATCTTAATCTTGAGGATTTTGATATTCATGAACTCTATAGGGCACATGCAAATGAACAA GCAGACTATGAATTTATCAGCTCTGGTCTCTACCTTGTAGTGTTGTTACACTTGTGTGAACAACGCTTTTCTGATATGCTGGGAACTGCAAGTGAGGCCAGCACACGTGTCAGG TTTATTAACCTTGCAAGAACTCTTCAGGCACATATGGAAGATATTGAAA AACAAATGAATTCTGGAATGAGCCTTTTCTCCTTGAGTTTGATCTGCAGAGAATTTGACAG ACCTTTAAGAAGGCTTTTGATTGTACTATATTGTTCCAACAGCTTCAGAGGATGA
- the MARCHF7 gene encoding E3 ubiquitin-protein ligase MARCHF7 isoform X5 produces the protein MSGTGPEETRRRLGTLRMESKPSRIPRRISVQPSSSSSLSARTLSGSRGSSLTDAYHTRESSLRLDSGCQESNLLHSSSRDWGIGEAHETPWKLTSSSPTHYSGTLDRPWSGRFLGSRSRLSTSSSSPLSSTWYGESERTQGAYSRLHNQQRDSDSKRPKLSYTSTSSVRSNGLNTVSDSSWKYNQVPRSSSVVLSSLGTELVRERRELERRTDPSVSSLVDYSHRSGDFTSSAYLQDRPASSYAQGARPKDNSLSTLRLNTSMNRQLPSEHDSSLFSGVSSRSSSRSNYSTREMESSQRNIQPEFTHIAIRDEIPSTSSTERVASQRSLSEPPADTEGRRTTRQLLSRLASSMSSTFFSRRSSQDSLNARSSDSEDSGVVPRVQTSTQSSSNATARPEVPGIQTPEASQGFSFLRRRWGLSGVSQNHSSDSDAESYRQEPESRNTGSWLSSSLRNRCTPLFSRRRREGRDESARTSTSETPARSLHLFRRRESSEETPLEAQSSSPGAAANRPPTPAVSSSPTTTASTSDASHSRRSSGISGILPGSLFRFAVPPALGSSISDNVMITVDIIPSGWNQPDGEESDKSKILPSRDPERLQKIKESLLLEDTEEEEGDLCRICQMSSASSTNLLIEPCKCTGSLRYVHQECMKKWLQSKINSGSSLEAVTTCELCKEKLHLNLEDFDIHELYRAHANEQADYEFISSGLYLVVLLHLCEQRFSDMLGTASEASTRVRFINLARTLQAHMEDIENL, from the exons GAAGGATATCAGTTCAACCCTCCAGTTCCTCCTCTTTAAGTGCCAGAACACTGTCTGGAAGCAGAGGAAGCAGTTTAACTGATGCATATCATACAAGAGAATCTTCACTGAGACTGGATTCTGGATGTCAG GAATCCAATCTATTGCATAGTTCCAGTAGAGACTGGGGAATTGGAGAAGCTCATGAAACTCCTTGGAAGCTTACTAGTTCCTCTCCAACTCACTACTCGGGGACACTTGATCGTCCATGGTCTGGAAGATTTTTGGGAAGCAGAAGCAGATTG tctacatcctcctcctctcctctttcATCTACTTGGTATGGTGAATCTGAGAGAACTCAGGGAGCATACTCAAGACTACATAACCAGCAGCGGGATAGTGATTCAAAGAGACCTAAGCTTTCCTATACATCTACCTCTTCTGTGAGAAGTAATGGCTTAAATACAGTTTCAG ATTCCTCATGGAAGTATAATCAAGTTCCTAGATCTTCGTCAGTGGTACTCAGTTCTCTGGGAACTGAGCTagtgagagagaggagagagctaGAAAGGAGAACAGATCCATCTGTTAGTAGTCTTGTGGATTATAGTCACAGGAGTGGTGACTTTACATCTTCAGCAT ATCTTCAGGATAGACCTGCCTCTTCATATGCACAGGGAGCAAGACCAAAAGATAATTCATTGAGCACTTTGAGGCTGAATACATCCATGAACCGCCAGTTGCCTTCTGAACATGACTCATCTTTATTCTCTGGAGTCTCTAGCAGGAGCTCTTCAAGATCTAACTATTCTACAAGGGAAATGGAATCTTCCCAAAGGAATATACAGCCAGAGTTTACCCACATTGCCATTAGAGATGAAATTCCCTCCACAAGCAGCACTGAAAGGGTTGCGTCTCAAAGGTCACTCAGTGAGCCTCCAGCAGATACTGAAGGAAGGCGTACAACTAGACAATTACTATCTCGTTTAGCTTCTAGTATGTCATCTACATTTTTCTCACGGAGATCTAGCCAAGACTCATTAAATGCAAGATCATCAGATTCTGAAGATTCAGGTGTAGTCCCAAGAGTTCAAACTTCTACCCAATCTAGCAGTAATGCAACTGCACGTCCTGAAGTTCCAGGCATTCAGACACCTGAAGCTTCTCAGGGATTTAGCTTTCTTAGACGAAGATGGGGCTTATCAGGtgtttcacagaatcatagtTCTGATTCAGATGCTGAAAGTTACAGACAAGAGCCTGAAAGTAGAAATACAGGATCCTGGTTATCGTCATCCCTAAGAAATAGATGTACACCTCTCTTCTCCAGAAGAAGGCGAGAAGGAAGAGATGAATCTGCAAGAACCTCTACCTCTGAAACACCTGCTAGATCACTACACCTCTTTAGGAGAAGAGAGTCTAGTGAAGAGACTCCTCTTGAAGCACAGAgcagctcccctggggctgctgccAACAGACCACCAACACCAGCAGTATCTAGCAGTCCTACAACTACTGCTTCCACATCAGATGCATCTCACAGTAGAAGAAGTTCTGGAATATCAGGAATTCTTCCTGGCTCTTTATTCCGGTTTGCAGTGCCCCCAGCATTAGGGAGCAGCATTTCTGACAATGTTATGATAACAGTAGATATTATTCCCTCAGGTTGGAATCAGCCTGATGGAGAAGAAAGTGACAAGTCTAAAATATTACCTTCAAGAGATCCTGAAAGACTCCAGAAAATTAAAGAGAG CCTCCTGTTAGAGGACACTGAAGAGGAGGAAGGTGATTTATGTAGAATCTGCCAGATGTCATCTGCATCTTCTACCAACCTCTTAATAGAGCCATGCAAATGCACTGGAAGTCTGCGATATGTTCATCAGGAATGCATGAAAAAATGGCTGCAGTCCAAGATTAATTCTG GTTCTTCTTTGGAAGCAGTAACTACCTGTGAGCTGTGTAAAGAGAAGTTGCATCTTAATCTTGAGGATTTTGATATTCATGAACTCTATAGGGCACATGCAAATGAACAA GCAGACTATGAATTTATCAGCTCTGGTCTCTACCTTGTAGTGTTGTTACACTTGTGTGAACAACGCTTTTCTGATATGCTGGGAACTGCAAGTGAGGCCAGCACACGTGTCAGG TTTATTAACCTTGCAAGAACTCTTCAGGCACATATGGAAGATATTGAAA ACCTTTAA